TGGGTGTATTAATTTCCATCCAATTCCCTTTTCGTGTCGTTTTTAGCATTTGAACTCCTTATATCATGAGATTTCTCTAAAGTAGTGGCGTGGTTATAATTACCACCGAATTTCATTCTTATTTATGCTATCCTTATGTATATATATTACGATAGATTATAGTTATCGCAAAGGTGGGTTACAAGTGAAAATTGTTTTTGCCTCGACACCAGGTCAGGAAGAAGAAATTTGTGGACTTGTGAGGTACATCTATTCAACTGTTTTTCCACTCTATTTTACGGATAGGGAAATTAGTGAGTTTGAACATTTAAAAGTATTGCATACTCCAGATGACTTTAATACATTAAAGGACGCTTTTCAAGTAATGGCAAGTATGCAAACCGTGATTTCCATACTTGAGTCTCCTACTCTTGATGAGCAATATGCAGTTCTATTTAATAAAAATGTTTCGAACCTGCAAGAATTTGGTCTTTTCTTTCCGTTTGAGTATGAACAATTCGTAGAAGCAAAAAACATGAAAAACAGTGTGTTTAGTGTCTATATCAAAGCCGCAAATGAACTGCTTGTATAAGTTCTAGGGAAAATGTCTGCAAATTGCAGACATTTTTTTTTATAATCCTTGAACTTACAGAGATAAAATATAAAATAAATAGAAGGTGTAAGTTTATTGGGAAAATCAAACAATATGAAATAGGTAAAAAGGGAGGATATAATAATGGATTGGAAAGAAAATGCAAATAGGTGGATGGAGTTTTCAAATTTAAATGAGGAACTAAGGCAGCAGCTTGAGGAAATCAAGAAAGATGAAAAACAACTTGAAGAAGTTTTTTATAAAAATTTAGAGTTTGGGACCGGCGGGATGAGAGGCGAAATTGGTGTAGGAACCAATCGGATGAATCTATATACAGTTCGTAAAGCTTCTGCTGGATTAGCTGCATACATAGATGGCCAAGGTAGTGAAGCAAAACAACGCGGAGTGGTGATTGCCTACGATTCACGACATAAATCTCCTGAATTTTGTATGGAGGCTGCAAGGACACTTGCCACTAAAGGGATAAAAACCTACGTATTTAATGAATTAAGACCAACTCCCGAACTATCATTTGCTTTAAGATATCTAAACGCATTTTCTGGAATTGTCGTTACAGCAAGCCATAATCCGCCAGAGTACAATGGATATAAAGTATATGGTTCTGACGGCGGACAGCTGCCGCCTGCAGCAGCTGACGAGGTAATAACGAA
This Neobacillus sp. YX16 DNA region includes the following protein-coding sequences:
- a CDS encoding YhcU family protein yields the protein MKIVFASTPGQEEEICGLVRYIYSTVFPLYFTDREISEFEHLKVLHTPDDFNTLKDAFQVMASMQTVISILESPTLDEQYAVLFNKNVSNLQEFGLFFPFEYEQFVEAKNMKNSVFSVYIKAANELLV